Below is a window of Thermodesulfovibrio thiophilus DSM 17215 DNA.
TTCATGGAACAACTGTATTATGTGTAAGAAGAGACAACTCAGTTATAATGGCATCTGATGGACAGGTTACAATGGGCAATACTGTGCTTAAACACAATGCAAAAAAAATAAGAAGACTTTATAATGGGCAGGTACTCACAGGCTTTGCTGGTTCCACAGCCGATGCTTTTACGCTGTTTGAGAGATTTGAGGGAAAACTGGACTCTTATAAGGGAAATCTGTTAAGAGCAGCAGTTGAACTTGCCAAGGAATGGAGAACAGATAAAATCCTGAGAAGACTTGAAGCATTACTTATCGTTGCGGATAAAGAACATATATTAATTATTTCGGGAAATGGTGACGTCATTGAACCAGAAGATGAGATAGCTGCAATTGGTTCAGGAGGCCCTTTTGCCTATGCAGCAGCAAAAGCGT
It encodes the following:
- the hslV gene encoding ATP-dependent protease subunit HslV, producing MEFHGTTVLCVRRDNSVIMASDGQVTMGNTVLKHNAKKIRRLYNGQVLTGFAGSTADAFTLFERFEGKLDSYKGNLLRAAVELAKEWRTDKILRRLEALLIVADKEHILIISGNGDVIEPEDEIAAIGSGGPFAYAAAKALYENTMLSAKEITTKAMDIASKICIYTNNIIVVEELN